A single genomic interval of uncultured Sphaerochaeta sp. harbors:
- the glpK gene encoding glycerol kinase GlpK yields the protein MSEQFILAFDQSTSTTKALLFDQKGALKGRSDVPHRQIINDQGWVEHDAEQIIKNLFSAAKNLLETTAVDLSLIKAVAISNQRETAVAWDRNSGKPLYHAIVWQCGRAKDICAALEKDKDEIHRRTGLHLSPYFSAAKFAWMLQNVKEVREAAHSKELVLSTMDSFVLYHLSKEKAIRSEYSNASRTQLLNITNLDWDNRVASLFGIPTESLPEICDSNALFGHTDLGGLLPGEVPIHAMLGDSQGALYAQGCHLDGMTKATYGTGSSIMMNIGQVPVLCEDLVTSLAWGIDGKVTYVLEGNINYSGATISYLVEDLELIGSAKEAGILAGQAKDIEGLYMVPAFSGLGAPYWDPEARAVIVGLDRRCKKAELVRAAEESIAYQIADIVFLMHKHAKQDITSLRVDGGPTNDSFLMQAQSDIIGCEVRVAALEELSGQGPALIAAKAVGILEEEQLPAKALYQPMMSDTKREKRYKGWKKAVSKALSS from the coding sequence ATGAGTGAACAATTCATCCTTGCATTCGACCAGAGCACATCAACTACGAAAGCCCTGCTTTTCGACCAGAAGGGAGCTTTGAAGGGACGTTCAGATGTACCCCACCGCCAGATCATCAATGACCAAGGATGGGTGGAACATGATGCTGAACAGATTATCAAGAACCTCTTCTCTGCGGCAAAGAACCTGTTGGAAACCACTGCGGTAGACCTCAGTCTTATCAAGGCTGTGGCGATCAGCAACCAACGGGAGACTGCTGTTGCGTGGGACAGAAACAGCGGAAAACCTCTCTATCATGCCATTGTCTGGCAGTGTGGAAGAGCAAAGGATATCTGTGCAGCCCTGGAAAAAGACAAGGATGAAATTCACAGGAGAACCGGCCTGCACCTCTCACCCTACTTCAGCGCTGCCAAGTTTGCGTGGATGCTCCAGAACGTCAAAGAGGTACGAGAAGCAGCACATTCAAAAGAGCTTGTCCTCTCAACCATGGACAGCTTTGTACTCTATCATCTGAGCAAGGAGAAAGCAATTAGAAGTGAGTACTCCAATGCTTCACGGACACAGCTACTGAATATCACAAACCTGGATTGGGATAATCGCGTAGCTTCACTCTTTGGCATCCCAACAGAAAGCTTACCTGAGATTTGCGATTCCAACGCTCTCTTCGGACATACCGACCTTGGAGGACTGTTACCAGGGGAGGTTCCCATCCATGCTATGCTCGGAGACTCTCAAGGAGCGCTCTATGCACAAGGGTGTCATTTAGATGGCATGACCAAAGCCACCTATGGCACGGGATCCTCCATCATGATGAATATTGGGCAAGTACCGGTGCTCTGTGAGGACCTCGTTACCAGCCTTGCTTGGGGGATTGATGGAAAGGTCACTTACGTCCTGGAAGGGAACATCAACTACAGCGGAGCAACAATCTCTTACCTGGTTGAGGACCTTGAGCTTATAGGCTCAGCAAAGGAAGCAGGAATCCTAGCAGGGCAAGCCAAGGACATTGAAGGTCTTTACATGGTGCCAGCATTCAGTGGCTTGGGAGCACCGTACTGGGATCCTGAGGCAAGAGCGGTTATCGTTGGATTGGATAGGCGGTGCAAGAAAGCAGAACTGGTCAGGGCAGCAGAAGAATCGATCGCTTATCAAATCGCAGACATTGTCTTCCTGATGCACAAACATGCAAAGCAAGATATAACCAGCCTCCGAGTTGATGGAGGTCCTACCAACGATTCATTCCTCATGCAAGCACAGAGTGATATCATTGGCTGTGAGGTTCGCGTTGCCGCACTAGAAGAATTAAGTGGACAGGGTCCAGCGCTTATCGCTGCAAAGGCAGTAGGCATCCTGGAAGAGGAGCAACTCCCAGCAAAAGCACTCTATCAACCAATGATGAGCGATACAAAGAGAGAAAAACGGTATAAAGGATGGAAGAAGGCAGTCAGTAAAGCACTGTCATCCTAA
- a CDS encoding transketolase C-terminal domain-containing protein, with translation MSDYRACREAYTTALLALAKKDPSVIVISSDARGSCSLNTFVETLPDQFVEIGIAEQNEIGVAAGLSVVGKNPFVCAPACFLTARSLEQLKVDVAYSHQNVKVLGVSGGVSYGALGSSHHTLHDIATLRCIPELTIILPSDAAQTEEVVRAIAQEKGAFFIRIGREKIPQIYTEELGVKPFTLGKANTLREGKTVTLVSCGELVYHTLEAAKLLSDEGIEARVLDMATLKPFDEEAIIKAAKETGALVTVEEHSINGGLGATVSQIVCANHPVPVKTLAFPDEYLVTGNSLELFAHYGLDAKGIAASTKTFISQVSTL, from the coding sequence ATGTCTGATTACCGTGCCTGCAGGGAGGCTTACACCACAGCTCTACTCGCCCTCGCCAAGAAAGACCCCTCGGTCATCGTCATAAGCAGTGATGCCCGTGGATCATGTTCCTTGAATACGTTCGTAGAGACCCTGCCCGATCAATTCGTTGAGATCGGTATCGCTGAACAGAATGAAATCGGTGTGGCAGCAGGCCTCTCGGTAGTTGGCAAGAATCCATTTGTGTGTGCACCTGCCTGCTTCCTGACAGCAAGAAGTCTCGAACAACTGAAAGTTGATGTAGCCTACTCCCACCAGAATGTGAAGGTTCTGGGAGTGAGCGGAGGAGTGAGCTATGGAGCCCTCGGGTCCAGCCATCACACCCTGCATGATATCGCAACGCTACGCTGTATCCCAGAGCTTACCATTATCCTCCCCAGCGATGCTGCACAAACTGAAGAGGTTGTGAGGGCCATCGCACAAGAAAAGGGTGCTTTCTTTATCAGGATAGGAAGAGAGAAAATTCCCCAGATTTACACAGAGGAATTGGGAGTAAAACCCTTTACCTTGGGAAAAGCCAACACGCTGCGAGAAGGAAAAACCGTTACCCTGGTTAGCTGCGGAGAACTTGTCTACCATACCCTTGAGGCAGCAAAACTCCTCAGTGATGAGGGTATAGAGGCCAGGGTCCTCGACATGGCTACCCTTAAACCATTCGATGAAGAGGCGATCATCAAGGCTGCAAAGGAGACCGGTGCACTGGTAACGGTTGAGGAACATAGTATCAATGGAGGGCTGGGAGCGACTGTCAGTCAGATTGTCTGTGCCAATCATCCAGTACCGGTGAAAACCCTTGCCTTCCCAGATGAATACCTGGTTACAGGAAACAGCCTTGAACTGTTTGCCCATTATGGCCTCGATGCCAAGGGTATTGCAGCCTCCACAAAGACTTTCATTTCCCAGGTGAGTACCCTATGA
- a CDS encoding transketolase produces the protein MTIQELKQQALDIRKSLLSMIYQAKTGHTGGALSSTDVITALYFEVMNIDPSNPKWEGRDYFILSKGHSVEGYLSALAKRGFFDESLLSTFCQYKSPLIGHPNNKIPGIEMNTGALGHGLSISVGMAIGLKKDSKPNRVFTLMGDGELAEGSVWEAAMAASHYKLDNLVAIIDRNHLQISGSTEDVMGLEPLSQRWESFGWEVKEINGNSMTEVVNTLKATPFKENKPSLIIAHTTKGKGVKEMEDIPSWHHGVPNQNLYEQAMLDFESMEKELQNV, from the coding sequence ATGACTATACAAGAGCTCAAACAACAAGCACTCGACATCCGAAAATCCCTGCTTTCCATGATTTACCAAGCGAAAACGGGGCATACCGGTGGCGCTCTCAGCTCCACCGATGTGATCACAGCTCTCTACTTTGAAGTCATGAACATCGATCCCTCCAACCCCAAGTGGGAGGGAAGGGATTACTTCATCCTCTCCAAGGGTCATAGTGTGGAAGGATACCTATCTGCACTCGCCAAGCGTGGGTTCTTTGATGAGAGCCTGCTCTCCACCTTCTGCCAATACAAGAGTCCGCTTATTGGGCATCCAAACAACAAGATTCCCGGAATTGAGATGAACACCGGGGCTCTGGGTCATGGACTTTCCATCTCGGTAGGTATGGCGATCGGATTGAAGAAGGATAGCAAGCCAAACAGGGTATTCACCCTTATGGGGGACGGAGAACTTGCCGAAGGATCGGTATGGGAAGCTGCAATGGCAGCGAGCCACTACAAGCTGGACAACCTGGTTGCAATCATTGACAGAAATCACCTGCAGATATCAGGTTCGACCGAAGATGTCATGGGATTGGAGCCACTTTCCCAACGCTGGGAAAGCTTTGGTTGGGAGGTGAAGGAGATCAATGGGAACTCCATGACCGAGGTAGTGAATACGCTCAAGGCTACGCCGTTCAAGGAGAACAAACCCTCTCTGATCATAGCCCATACCACGAAGGGGAAAGGGGTCAAGGAGATGGAGGACATTCCCTCCTGGCACCATGGAGTTCCAAACCAAAACCTGTATGAGCAAGCCATGCTCGACTTTGAATCCATGGAGAAGGAGCTACAGAATGTCTGA
- a CDS encoding L-fucose/L-arabinose isomerase family protein — MIKERIMPTIRLGYAPTRRSIFSAPDAIKYRNLTRDRLVELGIEFVDITDINEEGLLYDDKDMVKILEKFKAEKVDGLFLPHCNFGTEYVSTRLAKELGVPVLLWGPLDERPEPNGERLRDTQCGLFATGKVLRRFRVPFTYMTNCRLNDPVFERGIRDFLAVCNTVKTFKSIRILQISTRPYDFMTTMCNEGELLERFNVQLAPIPMPELIETVKKCKAEEKEAVAEVISYVKESMIIKVTEEQLETVAALKVAMAKLREQYGCNAVAIQCWNALQGELGIMPCAANALLNDEGVPVVCETDIHGAITALLVEAAGMDKNRSFFADWTIRHPDIPNGELLQHCGPWPVSVAKEKPVLGYPLAFDHPGSLTAEAKGGNLTLCRFDGDNGEYSLLLGNAKGTSGPKGMGTYLWIEVDNIKRLEEKIVTGPYIHHCVGIHQNIVPILYEACKYIGIKADFYDPIEEDVQAYLRGEDVPSMQ; from the coding sequence ATGATAAAGGAGCGCATCATGCCAACCATCAGATTAGGGTATGCACCCACCCGTAGAAGTATCTTCAGTGCACCGGATGCCATTAAATATCGTAACCTCACTCGAGATCGACTCGTCGAACTCGGTATCGAATTCGTCGACATTACAGACATCAATGAGGAGGGTCTCCTCTATGATGACAAGGATATGGTAAAAATTCTGGAGAAATTCAAAGCTGAAAAGGTGGATGGGCTCTTCCTCCCCCACTGCAACTTCGGCACTGAGTATGTCTCAACACGTCTTGCAAAGGAGTTGGGTGTTCCTGTTCTCCTCTGGGGCCCGCTTGATGAGCGACCAGAGCCCAATGGCGAGCGGCTCAGGGATACACAGTGCGGCCTCTTTGCAACAGGCAAAGTGCTTAGACGGTTCAGGGTACCTTTTACCTACATGACCAACTGCAGACTCAATGATCCAGTCTTCGAGAGAGGCATTCGTGACTTCCTTGCTGTCTGCAATACGGTAAAGACCTTCAAGTCCATAAGGATTCTCCAGATCTCCACCCGTCCCTACGACTTCATGACCACCATGTGCAATGAAGGGGAACTACTCGAGCGGTTCAACGTACAGCTTGCCCCTATCCCAATGCCTGAGTTGATAGAAACGGTCAAGAAATGCAAAGCTGAGGAGAAGGAAGCAGTAGCAGAGGTCATCTCCTATGTTAAGGAGTCAATGATCATCAAGGTTACTGAAGAACAGCTGGAAACAGTGGCCGCCCTAAAGGTGGCAATGGCAAAGCTGAGAGAGCAGTATGGATGCAATGCAGTTGCCATCCAGTGCTGGAATGCCCTACAGGGAGAGCTTGGTATCATGCCCTGTGCTGCCAATGCCTTGCTTAACGATGAAGGTGTACCTGTGGTTTGTGAAACAGACATCCACGGCGCAATAACCGCTCTTCTGGTGGAAGCAGCCGGCATGGATAAAAACCGGTCCTTCTTCGCCGACTGGACCATCCGTCACCCCGACATCCCCAACGGAGAACTCTTGCAACACTGTGGGCCGTGGCCAGTATCAGTGGCAAAAGAAAAGCCCGTCCTTGGCTACCCGCTTGCCTTCGACCATCCTGGAAGCCTTACTGCAGAAGCAAAGGGAGGCAATTTGACTCTTTGCCGCTTTGACGGAGACAACGGAGAGTACTCACTGTTGCTCGGTAACGCAAAAGGCACCTCTGGCCCTAAGGGCATGGGAACCTATCTCTGGATTGAGGTGGACAACATCAAACGTCTAGAAGAGAAGATTGTTACTGGTCCGTACATCCACCACTGTGTCGGTATTCACCAGAATATCGTTCCCATCCTCTATGAAGCTTGCAAGTACATTGGGATCAAGGCTGATTTCTACGATCCAATTGAGGAAGACGTACAGGCCTATCTCCGTGGGGAAGATGTCCCCAGCATGCAGTAA
- a CDS encoding DeoR/GlpR family DNA-binding transcription regulator, with amino-acid sequence MLANERRNKILEFIQEDGSARVKTLSEMFHVSEPTIRQDLEVLEKDGHIVREHGGAFLKTMSRQVSTLTLQHTEHLDEKRKIAEKALEYIKDGDSLILDSGSTVTELAAILHQKKNLTVLTNALNIALLVGSNPNFQLMVSGGEFKPPTLSLTGLKAASFFETAFVDKLFLASGGVAQSLDLTYPSFNDLVVKRAMINSAHETYLLVDSSKFGKTSIASLGNLSQIDYIITDAGIAAEYEKRILDLGVKLIKV; translated from the coding sequence ATGCTTGCAAACGAAAGGCGTAACAAAATACTGGAATTTATCCAAGAAGATGGAAGTGCACGAGTTAAGACTTTAAGCGAAATGTTTCATGTCAGTGAGCCAACCATTAGGCAAGATTTGGAGGTGTTGGAGAAGGATGGGCATATTGTCCGCGAACATGGAGGAGCATTTTTAAAAACAATGTCTCGTCAGGTAAGCACCCTTACGCTCCAGCACACAGAACATTTGGACGAGAAGAGAAAGATTGCAGAAAAGGCTCTGGAATATATTAAAGATGGTGATAGCCTTATTCTTGATTCAGGGTCAACTGTAACAGAATTGGCTGCAATTTTACATCAGAAAAAAAATCTTACAGTACTTACAAATGCGCTAAATATTGCGTTGTTGGTAGGTTCAAACCCAAATTTTCAACTGATGGTGTCCGGTGGAGAGTTTAAGCCACCCACGCTCTCTTTGACTGGATTGAAAGCTGCCTCATTCTTTGAAACAGCTTTTGTTGATAAATTATTCCTAGCATCAGGAGGCGTTGCGCAGTCTTTGGATCTGACCTATCCAAGTTTTAATGATTTGGTTGTTAAGCGAGCTATGATCAATTCCGCTCATGAAACATATTTGCTCGTTGATTCAAGTAAGTTTGGTAAAACAAGTATAGCATCGCTTGGAAATCTATCACAGATAGACTATATCATTACAGATGCCGGCATCGCTGCAGAATATGAGAAGAGAATACTTGATTTAGGCGTAAAACTTATAAAGGTTTGA
- a CDS encoding D-ribose ABC transporter substrate-binding protein: MGKKLVVFVLVALLSFTLFAQGQKEAVKSNLIVIITPSHDNPFFKTEALVAEETAKSLGYETLVLSHDDDANKQDQHFDTAIASNAAAIICDNAGADATIGAVRKAKEAGVPSFLIDREINETGLAVSQIVSNNYQGALLGGEKFVELMGESGKYVELVGKESDTNAGIRSKGYHEIIDQYPGLEMVARQSANWSQTEAFEKMESILQANPDIKGVISGNDTMAMGAMAALNAAGMGDVIVVGFDGSNDVRDSILAGDIKATVLQTAAINAIMAVEQADKYIKTGSTGLPEKQLTDCILIDESNAAKLDNFMLK; the protein is encoded by the coding sequence ATGGGAAAGAAACTTGTTGTTTTTGTTTTAGTGGCTTTGCTTTCGTTTACTTTGTTTGCACAAGGGCAAAAGGAAGCTGTCAAGAGTAATCTAATTGTAATTATTACTCCTTCGCACGATAACCCCTTCTTTAAAACAGAGGCTTTGGTGGCTGAAGAGACTGCTAAATCATTGGGGTATGAAACACTTGTATTGTCACATGATGATGATGCCAATAAGCAGGATCAGCACTTCGACACTGCTATTGCAAGTAATGCTGCTGCAATTATTTGTGATAATGCCGGAGCTGATGCAACTATTGGTGCTGTCAGAAAAGCTAAAGAAGCTGGTGTTCCATCTTTCTTAATTGACAGAGAAATCAATGAGACCGGTCTTGCTGTAAGCCAGATTGTTTCCAACAATTATCAAGGAGCTTTGCTGGGCGGAGAGAAATTCGTTGAATTGATGGGTGAAAGCGGTAAGTATGTTGAGTTGGTCGGAAAGGAATCAGATACAAACGCAGGCATTCGTTCAAAGGGTTATCATGAAATAATCGATCAGTATCCTGGACTAGAGATGGTGGCAAGACAGAGTGCAAACTGGAGCCAGACTGAAGCTTTTGAGAAGATGGAATCCATATTGCAGGCTAATCCTGATATCAAGGGTGTGATTAGTGGTAACGATACAATGGCCATGGGTGCGATGGCAGCTTTGAATGCAGCTGGAATGGGTGATGTCATTGTCGTTGGATTTGATGGTAGCAATGACGTTCGTGACTCAATTTTGGCTGGTGATATCAAGGCTACCGTTCTCCAGACTGCTGCAATCAATGCTATCATGGCTGTTGAGCAGGCTGATAAATATATTAAGACAGGTTCCACTGGTCTGCCTGAGAAGCAGCTTACCGATTGTATCTTAATTGATGAATCCAATGCTGCTAAGTTGGACAACTTCATGTTGAAATAA
- a CDS encoding DUF2291 domain-containing protein, translated as MKLLRNAFLILMISSVFMSCTFVKHDGSSTSKNDDGVSFYFEDESFDAVEYVHGIWDDQVLGTFKEEARELEALLNGLRTDPEKTKEAYGIRKEELSPYTFIVSGRIPIKEVNRESSAGLLVLDILDLSEESNCTIQIGPVIKKSMVRDALEFIKFDDFNNQIEFANISREINFYIRDNIVPSVDDSWKPGMVVDFLGAFTLFDGSEEVMITPVQLELCSGDANE; from the coding sequence ATGAAACTTTTACGAAATGCTTTTCTTATCTTAATGATTTCATCGGTTTTTATGTCGTGTACGTTTGTAAAGCATGATGGTTCAAGTACGAGTAAAAATGATGATGGTGTATCCTTTTATTTTGAAGATGAGTCGTTTGATGCTGTTGAATATGTGCATGGTATTTGGGACGATCAAGTTCTTGGCACTTTTAAAGAAGAAGCACGTGAATTGGAAGCGTTGTTGAATGGTTTAAGAACGGATCCCGAAAAAACCAAAGAAGCCTACGGAATACGAAAAGAAGAACTTTCACCATACACATTTATTGTCTCTGGTAGAATTCCTATCAAAGAAGTGAATAGAGAATCTTCAGCAGGATTGCTTGTGTTGGATATTCTCGATTTGAGCGAAGAATCAAACTGCACGATACAGATTGGACCAGTTATCAAGAAAAGTATGGTCAGAGATGCTCTGGAATTTATCAAGTTCGATGATTTCAACAACCAAATTGAATTCGCAAATATCTCACGAGAAATCAATTTTTATATCAGAGACAATATTGTTCCTTCAGTTGATGATTCATGGAAGCCTGGAATGGTTGTTGATTTTCTGGGTGCATTTACGCTCTTTGATGGATCAGAAGAAGTAATGATAACACCAGTCCAACTAGAGTTATGTAGTGGTGATGCCAATGAGTGA
- a CDS encoding sugar ABC transporter ATP-binding protein — protein MSDQVILRAENIRKVYPGTTALKGVDFNVYEGKVNVLVGENGAGKSTLMKILSGVETPTSGKFYLRDEELTHLTPKTATQKGIGIIYQELSLFPNLNVAENIFMNKELLKNKGWIDHKTQEQKAKELLRKLEQDINPKRKVSSLKVGQQQIVEIARALAEDINILIMDEPTSALSKTEVEILFKIIDELKSNGVSIIYISHRLEELIQIGDYITVLRDGELITEKPMSDVNLQWIISSMVGGEASKIFHSGKRTIGDVVLEVKDLFFHGPAEEPLLKSISFDVRKGEVLGIYGLLGAGRTETLESIMGLHTDARGEIYLENELLGEPDIKSRIRKGIALVPEDRQREGIVQTMSVSHNLTLPGLWRIVKQKIHISGSNESSCVNETISSMSIKTSNSENSIMSLSGGNQQKVVFGKSLLTQPKVLLLDEPTRGIDVGAKGEIFNIMNNLAREGLAIIMVTSELKELLAICDRVIVLSKGKITGNFGKEEITEENIVNASTIGHMTTAQRFGGKDK, from the coding sequence ATGAGTGATCAAGTAATTCTTCGGGCAGAAAATATCCGTAAAGTGTATCCTGGCACCACGGCATTAAAAGGGGTTGATTTTAATGTTTATGAGGGCAAGGTGAATGTACTGGTAGGGGAGAATGGCGCAGGGAAATCTACGCTCATGAAAATACTGTCTGGTGTAGAGACTCCTACAAGTGGAAAATTCTACTTGCGTGATGAAGAATTAACTCATCTAACTCCAAAGACAGCTACACAGAAAGGAATAGGGATTATCTATCAGGAGCTAAGTCTCTTCCCTAACCTCAATGTGGCTGAAAACATCTTTATGAATAAGGAGCTGTTGAAAAATAAAGGGTGGATTGATCACAAAACCCAAGAACAGAAAGCAAAGGAATTATTGAGAAAACTAGAACAAGATATAAATCCTAAAAGAAAGGTTAGTTCCTTGAAAGTCGGCCAACAACAGATAGTGGAGATAGCTCGTGCTCTAGCTGAAGATATTAACATACTTATTATGGATGAACCTACTTCTGCACTCTCAAAAACGGAAGTCGAAATACTATTTAAGATTATTGATGAATTGAAATCAAACGGGGTTTCTATCATTTACATCTCCCACCGGCTAGAAGAACTAATACAGATTGGTGATTACATCACTGTTTTACGTGATGGCGAGTTAATTACGGAAAAGCCAATGAGTGATGTAAATCTTCAATGGATTATCTCTTCTATGGTCGGGGGTGAAGCAAGTAAAATATTTCATTCTGGGAAACGTACGATTGGAGATGTCGTCCTGGAAGTAAAAGATCTTTTTTTTCATGGGCCTGCTGAGGAACCTCTATTGAAAAGTATTTCTTTTGATGTACGAAAGGGAGAGGTTCTTGGTATATATGGGTTACTTGGAGCAGGCAGAACAGAAACCCTGGAGTCAATTATGGGGCTTCATACTGATGCTCGAGGTGAAATATATCTTGAGAATGAACTACTTGGCGAACCCGATATTAAATCAAGAATTAGAAAAGGTATTGCTCTGGTTCCTGAGGATAGGCAGCGAGAGGGCATTGTACAAACAATGAGTGTTTCGCATAACCTTACATTGCCGGGTCTCTGGAGAATAGTCAAACAAAAGATACACATCAGTGGGAGTAATGAGTCAAGCTGTGTAAATGAAACAATTTCAAGCATGTCAATCAAAACTTCCAATTCTGAGAATTCAATCATGTCTCTTAGTGGAGGAAACCAACAGAAAGTAGTATTTGGGAAAAGTCTCTTAACCCAGCCGAAAGTATTACTCTTGGACGAACCCACAAGGGGTATCGATGTTGGAGCAAAAGGTGAAATTTTTAATATCATGAATAATTTAGCTCGGGAAGGGCTTGCAATTATCATGGTTACAAGTGAGTTGAAAGAACTGTTAGCAATTTGTGACAGAGTGATCGTTCTTTCCAAAGGCAAGATTACCGGTAATTTTGGAAAAGAAGAAATTACGGAAGAGAATATTGTAAATGCTTCAACTATAGGGCATATGACTACAGCGCAGAGGTTCGGAGGAAAAGACAAATGA
- a CDS encoding ABC transporter permease, translating into MKNAIKNNDFSIGMILLKLRTIIALVLLVIVFTVLLNTTRGINFLHPVNLMTIAKHVAITGIMAIGMTFVILTGGIDLSVGSIVGLCGMIAGGLINEGIVLNMFGGTLYLHVPLIIFVCLVLGTAIGGVNGLLITRLNVAPFIGTLGMMYIARGFANIRSGGATFPNLQGKPELGNTGFPILGAGRFLGMPLSVWLMIVLMLITIYVAKKTPFGRHIYAIGGNQRAAELSGIQVKKVTTLVYMFSGFTSALVGLIIASQLVAAHPATGESYEMNAIAAAVLGGTSLSGGIGSIGGTIIGAFVIGVLSDGLVMLGVSEFWQNVIKGLVILAAVILDQTQQRINARSSETRDKKQRKTVKSA; encoded by the coding sequence ATGAAGAATGCCATTAAAAATAATGATTTCTCTATCGGTATGATTTTACTCAAGTTGAGGACAATTATTGCCCTTGTGCTTTTAGTAATAGTTTTCACAGTGTTATTGAATACTACACGTGGTATAAATTTCCTTCACCCTGTAAACCTCATGACTATAGCAAAACATGTTGCAATTACTGGAATCATGGCAATTGGAATGACTTTTGTCATCTTGACAGGTGGAATAGATTTATCAGTTGGTTCTATTGTAGGGCTCTGTGGAATGATTGCTGGTGGTCTTATCAACGAAGGTATCGTTCTCAATATGTTTGGGGGAACCTTGTACTTGCATGTTCCTCTAATCATTTTCGTTTGCTTAGTGCTCGGTACTGCCATTGGTGGGGTGAATGGATTGCTTATCACTAGGCTGAATGTTGCTCCTTTTATAGGAACGCTTGGGATGATGTATATTGCAAGAGGATTTGCAAATATTCGTTCGGGTGGTGCAACATTTCCTAACCTTCAAGGAAAACCAGAACTAGGAAATACAGGATTTCCAATCCTTGGTGCTGGTAGATTCCTTGGTATGCCCTTATCCGTTTGGTTGATGATAGTACTGATGCTAATTACAATATATGTTGCAAAGAAAACTCCATTTGGAAGGCATATATACGCCATTGGAGGTAATCAACGGGCGGCAGAGCTGTCTGGAATTCAAGTTAAGAAAGTAACAACCCTGGTATATATGTTCTCTGGATTTACTTCGGCCTTGGTGGGGCTGATTATTGCCAGTCAATTAGTTGCTGCTCACCCCGCTACAGGTGAAAGTTATGAGATGAATGCCATTGCTGCGGCTGTCCTTGGTGGAACAAGTCTTTCAGGAGGAATAGGAAGTATTGGAGGGACTATCATTGGCGCTTTTGTAATTGGAGTGTTAAGTGATGGTCTGGTAATGCTGGGTGTGTCTGAGTTCTGGCAGAATGTGATAAAAGGATTGGTGATTCTCGCTGCAGTAATTCTGGACCAAACTCAGCAACGAATAAATGCACGCTCATCGGAGACTCGCGATAAGAAGCAAAGAAAAACAGTCAAAAGCGCATGA